From one Comamonas piscis genomic stretch:
- a CDS encoding cation diffusion facilitator family transporter has translation MKPALSVAAHSRWTTPENLLRISVVVAIATIALKTSAWAVSGSVGLLSDALESLVNLVGALFALGMVTIAKRPADEGHPYGHTKAEYFSAGFEGLLIFGAAMAIVWASVDRLLHPQPLEQLGWGIVLSMLSTALNGGLAFVMLRAARVHHSMALEGDGRHLMTDVWTSVGVVAGLLLAMLTGWHWLDAVLGIAVALHIFKEGGKLVWRSSQGLMDESIDAETLASIETCVRAFEAETGGAVHCDKLSTRRAGALHFIDMHLHMPGDWTLAHATQLRMQLEAALLQTLPQARISMEVLPLGVQTQTETVQQQPAV, from the coding sequence ATGAAGCCCGCCTTATCCGTCGCCGCACACAGCCGCTGGACGACGCCTGAGAACCTGTTGCGCATCTCGGTGGTGGTGGCCATTGCCACCATTGCCTTGAAGACCAGCGCCTGGGCCGTCAGCGGCTCGGTGGGTTTGTTGTCCGATGCGCTGGAATCGCTGGTCAACCTGGTGGGCGCCTTGTTTGCGCTGGGCATGGTCACCATTGCCAAGCGCCCGGCGGACGAGGGCCACCCCTATGGCCACACCAAGGCGGAGTACTTCTCGGCCGGCTTTGAGGGCCTGCTGATCTTTGGTGCGGCGATGGCCATTGTCTGGGCCTCGGTGGATCGCCTGCTTCACCCCCAGCCGCTGGAGCAGCTGGGCTGGGGCATTGTGCTGTCCATGCTCAGCACGGCGCTCAATGGTGGGCTGGCGTTTGTCATGCTGCGGGCGGCGCGGGTACACCACTCCATGGCGCTGGAGGGCGATGGCCGCCACCTGATGACCGATGTCTGGACGTCGGTCGGCGTGGTCGCTGGCTTGCTGCTGGCGATGCTGACCGGCTGGCATTGGCTGGATGCGGTGCTCGGCATTGCGGTGGCGCTGCATATCTTCAAAGAAGGTGGCAAGCTGGTCTGGCGCTCGTCCCAGGGGCTGATGGACGAGTCCATTGATGCGGAAACCCTTGCCAGCATCGAGACCTGCGTGCGCGCTTTTGAGGCCGAAACCGGCGGCGCTGTGCATTGCGACAAGCTCAGCACCCGCCGCGCCGGCGCGCTGCACTTTATCGATATGCACCTGCACATGCCCGGCGACTGGACCCTCGCCCATGCCACCCAGCTGCGCATGCAGCTGGAAGCCGCGCTGCTGCAGACGCTGCCGCAGGCACGCATCAGCATGGAAGTGCTGCCTCTGGGCGTGCAAACCCAGACCGAGACCGTGCAGCAACAGCCTGCCGTCTAA
- the dtd gene encoding D-aminoacyl-tRNA deacylase: MISVLQRVREARVEVDGQVIGQIGHGLLALVCAERGDSQAEADKFLAKMLKLRIFQDDAGKMNKSVVDVAGGLLIVSQFTLAADTSGGNRPSFTQAAPPADGERLYDYVVAQARALHPEVATGRFGADMKVYLMNDGPVTIPLRIAPAAAAVGA, encoded by the coding sequence ATGATCAGCGTATTGCAACGGGTGCGCGAAGCGCGTGTCGAAGTAGATGGCCAGGTGATCGGCCAGATTGGCCATGGCCTGCTGGCCCTCGTCTGTGCCGAGCGCGGCGACAGCCAGGCGGAAGCCGACAAGTTTTTGGCCAAGATGCTCAAGCTGCGCATCTTCCAGGACGATGCCGGCAAGATGAACAAGAGCGTGGTCGATGTGGCCGGTGGCCTGCTGATCGTGAGCCAGTTCACGTTGGCGGCAGACACCAGCGGCGGCAACCGCCCCAGCTTTACCCAGGCCGCCCCTCCGGCCGATGGAGAGCGCCTGTACGACTATGTCGTGGCGCAGGCCCGTGCGTTGCACCCGGAGGTGGCGACAGGTCGCTTTGGCGCGGACATGAAGGTCTACCTGATGAACGACGGGCCGGTGACGATCCCCCTGCGCATAGCGCCGGCGGCTGCGGCGGTAGGGGCCTGA
- a CDS encoding sugar O-acetyltransferase, which yields MTEMEKAAAGLLYDANHDPSVLQLRDAAKEKLFAFQQIGAHQRAEREVILRGLLGKLGRNPVFDGPFLCDYGFNIEIGDNFYTNVNLVILDAAKVRIGNNVFIAPNVGLYTSGHPLDAERRNQGLEFALPISIGDNVWIGAGVQVLPGVSIGAGSVVAAGAIVTKDVPAGVVSAGNPARVLRAITDKDRLAYA from the coding sequence ATGACCGAGATGGAAAAAGCCGCTGCCGGCCTGCTGTATGACGCCAACCACGACCCCAGCGTGCTGCAACTGCGCGATGCCGCGAAGGAAAAGCTGTTTGCTTTCCAGCAAATAGGGGCGCACCAACGTGCCGAGCGCGAAGTGATCTTGCGCGGCCTGCTGGGCAAGCTGGGCCGCAATCCCGTGTTTGATGGCCCGTTTCTCTGCGACTACGGCTTCAATATCGAGATCGGCGACAACTTCTACACCAATGTGAACCTGGTCATCCTCGATGCCGCCAAGGTCCGCATCGGCAACAACGTCTTCATCGCGCCCAACGTCGGCCTCTACACCTCTGGCCATCCGCTGGATGCCGAGCGGCGCAACCAGGGCCTGGAGTTTGCGCTACCCATCAGCATTGGTGACAACGTTTGGATTGGTGCGGGTGTGCAGGTGCTGCCTGGCGTCAGCATCGGTGCGGGCAGCGTCGTTGCCGCCGGCGCCATCGTCACCAAGGATGTGCCAGCAGGCGTCGTCAGTGCAGGCAACCCGGCGCGCGTGCTGCGTGCCATTACGGACAAAGACCGCCTCGCGTACGCCTAA
- a CDS encoding heavy metal sensor histidine kinase, with amino-acid sequence MSAAPAVPHLGRRLSRWMALLSMLGLGAVSLVVFLVFDSTLSARQKEMLDQKQQSLMHVLRDDSTAHRDKSLDHLLSDFLAGHGDYAIRVVDNQGHVLFDSIPADWNSHHTMLRSFAVGITAPQYHQARAATATLVMDLRPDEALLRGLGWTLFAAMVAGSLLLALAGGLLVQRSLQPIESLVSQISLLSARDFARRLDGSGLPQELQPIVTQFNALLDRLADAYRQLEAFNADVAHELNTPLATLISSTEVVLRKPRSVDELRDVLESNLEDLRRIAGMVGDMLFLSRADQGVGAREIGVVSLAAVAQDVVEFYEAVALDADLRLEVVGDAQVQADAPLLRRALSNLLSNATRYALAGSAIRIDIRTRWQHEHAHAVISVTNTGPDIAPEHLRHLFDRFYRADASRHNSERNHGLGLAIVKAIAKMHGGSVFAQSQGGVTTFGLILPVAAVA; translated from the coding sequence ATGAGCGCAGCGCCAGCCGTACCGCACCTGGGGCGCCGGCTTTCGCGCTGGATGGCGCTGCTGTCCATGCTCGGTCTGGGCGCCGTCAGCCTGGTGGTGTTTCTGGTGTTCGACAGCACCTTGTCGGCCCGCCAAAAGGAGATGCTCGACCAAAAGCAGCAGTCGCTGATGCATGTGCTGCGCGATGACAGCACGGCCCACCGCGACAAGTCCCTGGACCACCTGCTCAGCGATTTTCTGGCAGGCCATGGCGACTATGCGATCCGCGTGGTGGACAACCAGGGCCATGTGCTGTTCGACAGCATCCCGGCCGACTGGAACAGCCACCACACCATGCTGCGCAGTTTTGCGGTTGGCATTACTGCCCCTCAGTACCACCAGGCGCGCGCGGCCACCGCCACCTTGGTGATGGACCTGCGCCCCGACGAGGCCTTGCTGCGCGGCCTGGGCTGGACCTTGTTTGCGGCGATGGTCGCCGGCTCGCTGCTGCTGGCACTGGCGGGCGGCCTGCTGGTGCAACGCAGCCTGCAGCCCATCGAGTCGCTGGTCTCGCAGATCAGCCTGCTGTCAGCCCGGGATTTTGCGCGCCGGCTAGATGGCAGCGGCCTGCCGCAAGAGCTGCAGCCCATCGTTACGCAGTTCAATGCCTTGCTCGACCGCCTGGCCGATGCCTACCGCCAGCTCGAAGCCTTTAACGCCGATGTGGCCCATGAACTCAACACCCCGCTGGCCACCTTGATCTCCAGTACCGAAGTGGTCCTGCGCAAACCGCGCTCGGTCGATGAGCTGCGCGATGTGCTGGAGTCCAACCTGGAAGACCTGCGCCGCATTGCCGGCATGGTGGGCGATATGCTGTTTCTGTCTCGGGCCGACCAGGGCGTGGGCGCGCGCGAGATCGGGGTCGTCAGCCTGGCTGCCGTGGCCCAGGATGTGGTTGAGTTTTATGAGGCGGTTGCGCTCGATGCCGATCTGCGCCTGGAGGTGGTCGGCGATGCCCAGGTGCAGGCCGACGCGCCGTTGCTGCGCCGGGCACTGTCCAACCTGCTCAGCAATGCCACCCGCTATGCGCTGGCGGGCTCGGCCATCCGCATCGACATCCGCACCCGCTGGCAGCATGAGCATGCCCATGCCGTCATCTCCGTCACCAACACCGGGCCCGACATCGCGCCAGAACACTTGCGCCACCTGTTTGACCGCTTCTACCGCGCCGATGCCTCGCGCCACAACTCGGAGCGCAACCACGGCCTGGGCCTGGCCATTGTCAAAGCCATCGCCAAGATGCATGGCGGCTCGGTATTTGCGCAATCCCAAGGGGGCGTGACCACGTTTGGGCTGATCTTGCCGGTGGCAGCAGTGGCTTGA
- a CDS encoding heavy metal response regulator transcription factor, producing MRLLLIEDEAKLGEYLRKGLAEESYTVDVATNGIDGLHLAMELDYDLVVLDGMLPGIDGFAVLAALRQSKSTPVLMLTARADVQDRVRGLQSGADDYLIKPFAFSELVARIQVLLRRAQAHPASPEPTVLRQADLELDLIRRKAVRAGVRLDLTAKEFNLLALLLRRQGEVLSRTELASQVWDMNFDSETNVVEVAVRRLRMKVDQPFATPLIHTVRGMGYVLESRAQP from the coding sequence ATGAGACTGCTGCTGATTGAAGACGAAGCCAAGCTCGGCGAGTACCTTCGCAAAGGTCTGGCCGAGGAGAGTTACACGGTCGATGTCGCCACCAACGGCATCGATGGCCTGCACCTGGCCATGGAGCTGGACTACGACCTGGTCGTGCTCGACGGCATGCTCCCCGGCATCGATGGCTTTGCGGTGCTGGCGGCATTGCGCCAGTCCAAATCCACCCCGGTGCTGATGCTGACGGCCCGCGCCGATGTGCAAGACCGGGTGCGTGGTCTGCAAAGCGGCGCCGATGACTACCTGATCAAGCCCTTTGCGTTTTCTGAGTTGGTGGCCCGCATCCAGGTGCTGCTGCGCCGCGCGCAGGCCCACCCGGCATCGCCCGAGCCGACCGTGCTGCGCCAGGCCGATCTGGAGCTGGACCTGATACGCCGCAAGGCCGTGCGCGCCGGTGTGCGGCTCGATCTGACGGCCAAGGAGTTCAACCTGCTGGCCTTGCTGCTGCGCCGCCAAGGCGAGGTGCTTTCGCGCACCGAGCTGGCCTCCCAGGTCTGGGACATGAACTTTGACAGCGAGACGAACGTGGTCGAAGTCGCCGTGCGGCGCCTGCGCATGAAGGTGGACCAGCCCTTTGCCACGCCGCTGATCCACACTGTGCGCGGCATGGGCTATGTGCTGGAGAGCCGGGCCCAGCCATGA
- a CDS encoding TolC family protein: MTTPSLRPHRARTPPQRPAWPGWVLAAAVASALAPQAHADAPAADGQAPAMATAQAAPSISLAAAWDKALAANPGLQAARYGAAAAEGLVLQSQARPNPELSVNIEDTRRETRTNTVQINQLVELGGKREARMQLAETEKAAAEAGVAASQAALRYQVLVNFNELLLAQQRVDFATQTHALASQALDAANKRVQAGKVPPLEASRAQVAQANAALELEQARSLTGVAQQNLASLWGGRGAELGMAQGDFAATAQAPTAEQLDQRLDDAPAMLLARRALEQSRAASAVERSKRVQDPTLSLGVKRAQDVGRNQVFVGVSIPLPLFDNNAGNQLQALRKVDQAEQLLQDQRLQLQAQVFAARQQWLSSNQQVALLQSQVVPTAQSAYDLAVRGFSLGKFSFLDVLDAQRSLFDSQRLLLDQRMASHRARAEIERIFGTPALATAATGT; the protein is encoded by the coding sequence ATGACCACCCCCTCGCTGCGCCCCCATCGGGCCCGCACCCCTCCCCAACGGCCAGCCTGGCCCGGCTGGGTGCTGGCGGCAGCCGTTGCCAGCGCCTTGGCGCCCCAGGCCCATGCCGATGCGCCTGCCGCCGATGGACAGGCCCCCGCAATGGCCACTGCGCAGGCGGCGCCATCGATCTCGCTGGCTGCCGCCTGGGACAAGGCGCTGGCGGCCAACCCCGGTCTGCAGGCTGCGCGCTATGGCGCTGCTGCCGCCGAAGGGCTGGTACTGCAAAGCCAGGCACGGCCCAACCCGGAGCTGTCGGTCAACATCGAAGACACCCGGCGCGAGACGCGGACCAACACCGTGCAGATCAACCAGCTGGTAGAACTGGGCGGCAAGCGCGAGGCTCGCATGCAGCTGGCCGAAACTGAAAAGGCGGCTGCAGAGGCGGGCGTTGCAGCAAGCCAGGCTGCCTTGCGCTACCAGGTGCTGGTCAACTTTAACGAGCTGCTGCTGGCCCAGCAGCGGGTGGACTTTGCCACCCAGACCCATGCGCTGGCCAGCCAGGCGCTGGATGCCGCCAACAAGCGGGTGCAGGCCGGCAAGGTGCCGCCGCTGGAGGCCAGCCGTGCCCAGGTAGCACAAGCCAATGCAGCGCTGGAGCTGGAGCAGGCCAGGTCGTTGACGGGCGTGGCGCAGCAGAACCTGGCATCGCTGTGGGGCGGGCGCGGTGCGGAGCTGGGCATGGCCCAGGGAGATTTCGCCGCCACGGCGCAGGCCCCCACGGCCGAGCAGCTGGACCAGCGGCTGGACGACGCGCCGGCCATGCTGCTGGCGCGGCGGGCGTTGGAGCAAAGCCGCGCTGCCTCGGCGGTGGAGCGCAGCAAGCGCGTGCAGGATCCGACCCTGAGCCTGGGCGTGAAGCGCGCCCAGGATGTGGGCCGCAACCAGGTGTTTGTCGGCGTGAGCATCCCCTTGCCGCTGTTTGACAACAATGCCGGCAACCAGCTGCAGGCACTGCGCAAGGTCGACCAGGCCGAGCAACTGCTGCAGGACCAGCGCCTGCAACTGCAGGCCCAGGTGTTTGCTGCGCGCCAGCAGTGGCTCAGCAGCAACCAGCAGGTGGCGCTGCTGCAAAGCCAGGTGGTGCCCACGGCGCAGTCGGCCTATGACCTGGCGGTGCGTGGCTTCTCGCTGGGCAAGTTCAGCTTTTTGGATGTGCTGGACGCCCAGCGCAGCTTGTTTGACAGCCAGCGCCTGCTGCTGGACCAGCGCATGGCATCGCACCGCGCCCGCGCCGAGATTGAACGCATTTTTGGCACGCCAGCACTGGCCACTGCCGCTACAGGAACCTGA
- a CDS encoding efflux RND transporter periplasmic adaptor subunit: MSEKKTFDRSLASSKQWMAAAVIAAVGVAGGAYLLRGPGTAAAASPAASALGHADAQAHKDGEHHGEAAAKTGAKAGAQADAHQEAAPHADGEHHDEKAEKADKAEAGSKDAHGDAAGGHAEGEEAGEGLVKLSPAQAKAAGVVVAQAGPASLKKQVLLPGEIRFDEDRTAHVVPRVAGVVASVHAQLGEQVAKGQLLAVIQSPAVSDQRSELQTAQRRLAFAKSTYEREKQLWQERISAEQDYQAARQALQEADIAVANAAQKLSAIGAGAGAGGSSRYELRAPLAGMVVEKHLTVGESVTDSTASFTVSDLRSVWAEISVAAPQLPDVRMGAPVVVRATAFDSQAEGRIAYVGALIGAQTRTAPARVALANPQGVWRPGLFVDVEVLAGESPVPIAVDSKAIQRPDGKESVVFVPAEGGYQAKVVQLGATDGKTTEITSGLKAGQSYVKEGSFLLRAELGKASAEHAH, from the coding sequence ATGTCCGAGAAAAAAACATTTGACCGCTCGCTCGCGTCCTCCAAACAGTGGATGGCTGCGGCGGTGATTGCCGCCGTTGGCGTGGCCGGTGGCGCCTACCTGTTGCGCGGCCCTGGCACGGCGGCGGCTGCGTCGCCCGCTGCATCCGCGTTAGGCCATGCCGATGCGCAAGCCCACAAGGATGGGGAACACCATGGCGAGGCCGCTGCAAAGACGGGTGCCAAAGCGGGCGCCCAAGCCGATGCGCACCAGGAGGCAGCCCCGCATGCCGATGGCGAACACCATGATGAAAAGGCCGAGAAAGCCGACAAAGCCGAGGCCGGCAGCAAGGACGCACATGGCGATGCGGCCGGCGGCCATGCTGAAGGCGAAGAGGCAGGCGAGGGCCTCGTCAAGCTGAGCCCAGCGCAGGCGAAGGCAGCCGGTGTGGTGGTGGCCCAGGCGGGCCCGGCATCGCTCAAAAAGCAGGTACTGCTGCCTGGCGAGATCCGCTTTGACGAAGACCGCACCGCCCATGTGGTGCCGCGCGTAGCGGGTGTCGTGGCCTCGGTCCATGCCCAGCTGGGCGAGCAAGTGGCCAAGGGGCAGTTGCTGGCCGTCATCCAGAGCCCGGCGGTATCTGACCAGCGCAGCGAGCTGCAAACGGCGCAGCGGCGGCTGGCGTTTGCCAAAAGCACTTACGAGCGCGAAAAGCAGCTGTGGCAGGAGCGCATCTCTGCCGAGCAGGATTACCAGGCGGCCCGGCAGGCGCTGCAGGAGGCAGACATTGCGGTGGCCAATGCCGCGCAAAAGCTGTCCGCCATTGGGGCGGGCGCGGGCGCGGGGGGCTCCAGCCGCTATGAGCTGCGTGCGCCGCTGGCCGGCATGGTCGTGGAGAAGCACCTGACCGTGGGCGAATCGGTGACCGACAGCACGGCATCGTTCACCGTCTCGGACCTGCGCTCGGTCTGGGCGGAGATCAGCGTGGCCGCGCCGCAGCTGCCCGATGTGCGCATGGGTGCGCCGGTGGTCGTGCGCGCCACCGCCTTTGACTCCCAGGCCGAGGGCCGGATCGCCTATGTGGGTGCGCTGATTGGCGCGCAAACCCGCACGGCACCCGCCCGCGTGGCGCTGGCCAACCCGCAGGGGGTGTGGCGGCCGGGGCTGTTTGTCGATGTCGAGGTGCTGGCTGGCGAATCGCCCGTCCCGATTGCGGTGGACAGCAAGGCGATCCAGCGGCCCGATGGCAAAGAGAGCGTGGTGTTTGTGCCGGCTGAGGGCGGCTACCAGGCCAAGGTCGTGCAGTTGGGTGCGACGGATGGCAAAACCACCGAGATCACATCGGGCCTGAAGGCGGGGCAGAGCTATGTCAAAGAAGGCTCCTTCCTGCTGCGGGCCGAGCTGGGCAAGGCATCTGCCGAGCACGCGCATTGA